One Primulina huaijiensis isolate GDHJ02 chromosome 5, ASM1229523v2, whole genome shotgun sequence DNA segment encodes these proteins:
- the LOC140976783 gene encoding oxaloacetate tautomerase FAHD1, mitochondrial-like isoform X1 has translation MFALIQVSAPLSNLLIGRYRVSKTLLIPLKMASSASAYQNLLAVSTKIIAVGRNYAAHAKELGNAIPKEPVLFMKPTSSYLKNGGKIEVPEPLEALDHEVELAVVIGERARNVSEAVAMNYVGGYALALDMTAREIQSAAKSAGLPWTTAKGRDTFTPISSVLPPSKVPDPHSLELWLKVDGEIRQKGSTSDMIFKIPFLISHISSLFTLFEGDVILTGTPEGVGPVKIGQKIEAGITGLFDIHFDVGRR, from the exons ATGTTTGCTCTGATCCAAGTTTCAGCGCCGTTGAGTAACCTTCTGATCGGGAGGTATAGAGTTTCTAAAACATTGTTGATACCACTGAAAATGGCCAGCTCAGCATCAGCATATCAGAATCTCCTTGCTGTCAGCACAAAAATCATTGCTGTTGGACGCAACTATGCCGCACATGCGAAAGAACTTGGAAATGCCATTCctaaa GAACCGGTGCTCTTTATGAAGCCAACATCATCGTATCTGAAAAATGGTGGGAAAATTGAAGTGCCGGAGCCGCTGGAAGCACTGGATCATGAGGTTGAGCTGGCTGTGGTCATTGGTGAGCGTGCCCGCAATGTATCTGAAGCAGTGGCCATGAATTATGTTGGAG GTTATGCTCTTGCTTTGGATATGACTGCAAGGGAGATCCAATCGGCTGCAAAG TCTGCAGGTCTTCCTTGGACCACAGCTAAGGGCCGAGATACCTTCACGCCTATCAGCTCTGTT TTGCCCCCTTCGAAGGTGCCAGACCCTCATAGTTTAGAATTATGGTTAAAG GTAGATGGAGAAATACGACAGAAAGGCTCAACGAGTGATATGATATTTAAGATCCCGTTCTTGATCAGCCACATCAGTTCTCTCTTTACGCTTTTTGAGGGAGATGTCATTTTGACAG GCACTCCTGAAGGTGTTGGTCCGGTTAAGATAGGTCAAAAGATTGAAGCTGGAATTACAGGCTTGTTCGACATACACTTTGATGttggaagaagatga
- the LOC140976783 gene encoding oxaloacetate tautomerase FAHD1, mitochondrial-like isoform X2, protein MASSASAYQNLLAVSTKIIAVGRNYAAHAKELGNAIPKEPVLFMKPTSSYLKNGGKIEVPEPLEALDHEVELAVVIGERARNVSEAVAMNYVGGYALALDMTAREIQSAAKSAGLPWTTAKGRDTFTPISSVLPPSKVPDPHSLELWLKVDGEIRQKGSTSDMIFKIPFLISHISSLFTLFEGDVILTGTPEGVGPVKIGQKIEAGITGLFDIHFDVGRR, encoded by the exons ATGGCCAGCTCAGCATCAGCATATCAGAATCTCCTTGCTGTCAGCACAAAAATCATTGCTGTTGGACGCAACTATGCCGCACATGCGAAAGAACTTGGAAATGCCATTCctaaa GAACCGGTGCTCTTTATGAAGCCAACATCATCGTATCTGAAAAATGGTGGGAAAATTGAAGTGCCGGAGCCGCTGGAAGCACTGGATCATGAGGTTGAGCTGGCTGTGGTCATTGGTGAGCGTGCCCGCAATGTATCTGAAGCAGTGGCCATGAATTATGTTGGAG GTTATGCTCTTGCTTTGGATATGACTGCAAGGGAGATCCAATCGGCTGCAAAG TCTGCAGGTCTTCCTTGGACCACAGCTAAGGGCCGAGATACCTTCACGCCTATCAGCTCTGTT TTGCCCCCTTCGAAGGTGCCAGACCCTCATAGTTTAGAATTATGGTTAAAG GTAGATGGAGAAATACGACAGAAAGGCTCAACGAGTGATATGATATTTAAGATCCCGTTCTTGATCAGCCACATCAGTTCTCTCTTTACGCTTTTTGAGGGAGATGTCATTTTGACAG GCACTCCTGAAGGTGTTGGTCCGGTTAAGATAGGTCAAAAGATTGAAGCTGGAATTACAGGCTTGTTCGACATACACTTTGATGttggaagaagatga
- the LOC140976784 gene encoding uncharacterized protein isoform X1, translating into MSSLCWSSKTTAKFCLDGKKLSKTTAFSRLGFHKGFRKKLWEDDKCMAPDNTRKLPGEEMVSSIYRILTIGRWESLNFMKYKMRPLRPVHGRLALRFLEWVVRRQDLEFTQTTYLYCITVHILVRARMYDCARSILMNLLGRCSISSSVFSALMDTYCMCDSNPGVFDLLIRVYVRKGATKDALNIFRLMGFRGFLASVFTCNMILAAMAKRRLAAPVWLFFGEMLAKGICPNTGTFNILLNALCLEGKLKKAGYLLKKMEQSGYAPSVVSYNTVLSWYCKNGRYKEAIELLNRMNCKGMESDLCTYNILIDNLCKNNRSAKGYLLSKKMQKRMIIPNEVTYNILINGFVKEDKIAVARKIFNQMRKVNILPNCITYNALIHGHCRSGNFVEALELLEEMCEMGLKPSEVTYGAIINGFCKHAKFNLAKDLFDWIKLEGMGVNCMMYTMLIDGACRNGALTETVHLLGKMFNNGLNPDIVTYSALVSGFCRAGKVNIVKEIICKLYKSGNRPNDIVYSTLIYNFCKHGEIIEAIKVYTAMHQSGHCADLFICNLLISSLCRRGYVQQAEVFRHHIHKIGLIPCPITYDVIIGGYANIGEGLKAFELFDEMACLGHQPSFYTYGNLLKGLCRGGNVKEAVQFFCKLRNIPYAVDIVVYNTLLAEICSIGKFKLALTLLSEMIENNVLPDSYTYGCLISGLCRAGRVVTAILLLERGVKGVNVSPNQFIYSCIINGLVKIGHPQVGIGFFKDMVARGLSPDIITFNAVLDAHSKVGLVVKSHNVLSMIDGRGLCPNLATFNILLHGQSKGHNISECFALYKSILRHGFLPDKFTCHSLILMLCESGMLDVGAKFLKMMITQGIPADQLTLNLLITAYSERVEVAKAFDLLNVMNSVGVSPNADIFSSILSGLKRVSRFQECHTLLYEMLNNGFIPSSRQCCSLIKSMCKSGDIKGALKLKDELEELGLISCRLSQSAIVRGLVLRGKTEEGVFFLNCMLKGLLVPTVSTFTTLLHQLCKGCKLSEALNVKYLMELHGANPDVVAYNVLITGLCKIHDTSHAFKLYEEMRQRGICPNITTFSVLVPAIYSENNTAMGESILTDLEERGLVSQESTTQGWQGKLIDVMKTIHLIRRRPKKVSCH; encoded by the exons ATGAGTTCACTGTGTTGGAGCTCTAAGACAACCGCAAAATTTTGTCTTGACGGCAAAAAATTATCGAAAACCACAGCTTTCTCCCGTCTGGGCTTCCACAAAGGTTTTCGAAAAAAATTGTGGGAAGATGACAAATGCATGGCACCAGACAACACGCGAAAGCTGCCTG GTGAAGAAATGGTTAGTAGTATATATAGAATTCTCACAATTGGTCGTTGGGAGTCGTTGAATTTCATGAAATATAAAATGAGGCCGTTGAGGCCTGTTCATGGAAGGTTGGCTTTGAGATTCTTGGAGTGGGTTGTGAGGCGTCAAGATTTGGAGTTCACTCAAACAACTTACTTGTACTGCATTACGGTCCACATTCTTGTTAGAGCGAGAATGTATGATTGTGCAAGATCGATATTAATGAATTTATTGGGAAGGTGTTCTATATCAAGCTCAGTTTTTTCTGCTCTAATGGACACTTATTGTATGTGTGATTCTAACCCTGGAGTATTTGACCTCTTAATAAGGGTTTATGTAAGGAAGGGAGCAACAAAAGATGCTCTAAATATTTTTCGTTTGATGGGTTTTAGGGGATTTCTGGCATCTGTATTTACCTGTAATATGATCCTTGCAGCTATGGCAAAAAGGCGGCTGGCTGCGCCCGTGTGGTTGTTTTTTGGGGAAATGCTTGCGAAAGGCATATGTCCAAACACTGGAACTTTCAATATATTGCTAAATGCCCTTTGTTTGGAAGGGAAACTGAAGAAGGCTGGTTATTTACTTAAGAAGATGGAGCAGAGTGGTTATGCTCCCAGTGTGGTTAGTTACAATACAGTGCTCAGCTGGTATTGTAAGAATGGTAGGTATAAAGAAGCTATTGAGTTGTTGAATCGCATGAATTGCAAGGGTATGGAATCAGATTTGTGTACTTATAATATTCTTATAGacaatttatgtaaaaataatagGAGCGCCAAAGGGTATTTACTGTCGAAAAAGATGCAGAAGCGGATGATAATTCCAAATGAAGTGACATATAATATTCTTATAAATGGGTTTGTCAAAGAGGATAAAATTGCAGTTGCCAGAAAGATCTTTAACCAAATGCGTAAGGTTAACATTTTACCAAATTGCATCACTTACAATGCTTTGATCCATGGACATTGTCGTTCAGGCAATTTTGTTGAAGCGTTGGAACTTTTGGAAGAAATGTGTGAAATGGGATTGAAACCTAGTGAGGTTACTTACGGAGCGATTATAAATGGATTCTGCAAGCATGCTAAGTTTAATTTGGCAAAAGATCTTTTTGATTGGATAAAGCTGGAAGGAATGGGTGTTAATTGTATGATGTACACCATGCTAATAGATGGAGCATGCAGAAATGGGGCGCTGACAGAAACTGTACATTTACTTGGTAAAATGTTCAATAATGGGTTAAATCCTGACATTGTTACATATTCAGCACTTGTAAGTGGATTTTGTAGGGCAGGAAAAGTAAATATCGTGAAGGAAATAATCTGTAAACTGTACAAATCAGGAAACAGACCTAACGACATTGTATATTCAACTTTAATTTACAACTTTTGCAAACATGGTGAGATAATTGAAGCAATCAAAGTGTACACGGCCATGCATCAGAGTGGTCATTGTGCTGATCTTTTCATCTGTAACTTACTGATATCCTCTCTTTGCAGAAGGGGATATGTACAACAGGCTGAGGTTTTTAGGCATCACATCCATAAAATTGGTCTAATTCCCTGTCCCATCACTTATGATGTAATTATTGGTGGCTATGCAAACATAGGAGAAGGATTAAAAGCATTTGAATTGTTCGATGAAATGGCTTGTTTAGGTCATCAGCCTAGCTTCTACACATATGGAAATCTATTGAAAGGATTGTGTAGAGGAGGAAATGTTAAAGAGGCAGTACAATTCTTCTGTAAACTTCGAAACATTCCTTATGCTGTGGACATTGTTGTCTACAACACATTGCTGGCTGAGATATGTAGTATTGGTAAATTCAAATTAGCTCTAACCCTTTTATCTGAGATGATTGAAAATAATGTGCTTCCTGACAGTTACACCTATGGCTGTCTTATTTCTGGTTTATGTAGAGCTGGAAGAGTTGTTACTGCAATTCTTCTGTTGGAAAGGGGAGTAAAAGGAGTAAATGTCTCTCCGAACCAGTTTATTTATTCATGTATCATCAATGGTCTTGTTAAAATTGGACATCCGCAAGTGGGTATTGGATTCTTTAAAGATATGGTGGCACGGGGTCTCAGTCCTGATATAATTACGTTCAATGCAGTTTTAGATGCGCACTCGAAAGTGGGACTGGTGGTTAAGTCACACAATGTCTTATCAATGATTGATGGTAGAGGTTTGTGCCCTAATTTGGCAACATTCAATATCCTCCTACATGGGCAATCAAAGGGCCATAATATTTCTGAGTGCTTTGCATTATACAAAAGCATATTAAGACATGGTTTTCTTCCTGATAAGTTCACATGCCACTCTTTAATTCTCATGCTATGTGAATCTGGTATGCTGGATGTTGgggccaaatttttgaaaatgatgatCACTCAGGGGATTCCAGCAGATCAATTAACGTTAAACTTGTTGATTACTGCATATAGTGAGAGAGTTGAAGTAGCGAAGGCCTTTGACTTGTTAAATGTCATGAACTCTGTTGGGGTTTCACCAAATGCAGATATTTTCTCCTCTATTTTGAGTGGGCTTAAGAGAGTATCTCGTTTCCAAGAGTGTCATACACTTCTTTATGAGATGCTGAATAATGGTTTTATTCCTTCTTCTAGACAATGCTGCAGTTTGATTAAAAGTATGTGTAAATCTGGAGATATAAAAGGAGCATTGAAACTGAAAGATGAGCTGGAAGAACTTGGTCTCATTTCTTGCCGTTTGTCACAGAGTGCCATTGTTCGAGGGCTTGTGCTGCGTGGAAAGACAGAGGAGGgagttttttttcttaattgtaTGCTGAAGGGCCTACTCGTTCCTACAGTTTCAACTTTCACGACCTTACTTCATCAGTTATGCAAAGGTTGTAAACTTTCTGAGGCACTGAATGTGAAGTACTTAATGGAACTTCATGGAGCAAATCCCGATGTTGTTGCTTACAATGTTCTCATAACAGGCCTCTGTAAAATACATGATACTTCTCATGCCTTTAAATTGTATGAGGAGATGAGACAAAGAGGCATCTGCCCCAATATCACAACATTTTCTGTTCTCGTCCCTGCCATTTATTCTGAAAATAATACTGCGATGGGTGAAAGCATATTGACAGATTTGGAGGAAAGAGGATTAGTCAGTCAGGAGTCAACTACCCAAGGATGGCAAGGAAAATTGATTGACGTCATGAAAACAATACACCTCATAAGACGCAGACCAAAGAAAGTGTCGTGCCATTAA
- the LOC140976784 gene encoding uncharacterized protein isoform X2, whose translation MSSLCWSSKTTAKFCLDGKKLSKTTAFSRLGFHKGFRKKLWEDDKCMAPDNTRKLPAMAKRRLAAPVWLFFGEMLAKGICPNTGTFNILLNALCLEGKLKKAGYLLKKMEQSGYAPSVVSYNTVLSWYCKNGRYKEAIELLNRMNCKGMESDLCTYNILIDNLCKNNRSAKGYLLSKKMQKRMIIPNEVTYNILINGFVKEDKIAVARKIFNQMRKVNILPNCITYNALIHGHCRSGNFVEALELLEEMCEMGLKPSEVTYGAIINGFCKHAKFNLAKDLFDWIKLEGMGVNCMMYTMLIDGACRNGALTETVHLLGKMFNNGLNPDIVTYSALVSGFCRAGKVNIVKEIICKLYKSGNRPNDIVYSTLIYNFCKHGEIIEAIKVYTAMHQSGHCADLFICNLLISSLCRRGYVQQAEVFRHHIHKIGLIPCPITYDVIIGGYANIGEGLKAFELFDEMACLGHQPSFYTYGNLLKGLCRGGNVKEAVQFFCKLRNIPYAVDIVVYNTLLAEICSIGKFKLALTLLSEMIENNVLPDSYTYGCLISGLCRAGRVVTAILLLERGVKGVNVSPNQFIYSCIINGLVKIGHPQVGIGFFKDMVARGLSPDIITFNAVLDAHSKVGLVVKSHNVLSMIDGRGLCPNLATFNILLHGQSKGHNISECFALYKSILRHGFLPDKFTCHSLILMLCESGMLDVGAKFLKMMITQGIPADQLTLNLLITAYSERVEVAKAFDLLNVMNSVGVSPNADIFSSILSGLKRVSRFQECHTLLYEMLNNGFIPSSRQCCSLIKSMCKSGDIKGALKLKDELEELGLISCRLSQSAIVRGLVLRGKTEEGVFFLNCMLKGLLVPTVSTFTTLLHQLCKGCKLSEALNVKYLMELHGANPDVVAYNVLITGLCKIHDTSHAFKLYEEMRQRGICPNITTFSVLVPAIYSENNTAMGESILTDLEERGLVSQESTTQGWQGKLIDVMKTIHLIRRRPKKVSCH comes from the exons ATGAGTTCACTGTGTTGGAGCTCTAAGACAACCGCAAAATTTTGTCTTGACGGCAAAAAATTATCGAAAACCACAGCTTTCTCCCGTCTGGGCTTCCACAAAGGTTTTCGAAAAAAATTGTGGGAAGATGACAAATGCATGGCACCAGACAACACGCGAAAGCTGCCTG CTATGGCAAAAAGGCGGCTGGCTGCGCCCGTGTGGTTGTTTTTTGGGGAAATGCTTGCGAAAGGCATATGTCCAAACACTGGAACTTTCAATATATTGCTAAATGCCCTTTGTTTGGAAGGGAAACTGAAGAAGGCTGGTTATTTACTTAAGAAGATGGAGCAGAGTGGTTATGCTCCCAGTGTGGTTAGTTACAATACAGTGCTCAGCTGGTATTGTAAGAATGGTAGGTATAAAGAAGCTATTGAGTTGTTGAATCGCATGAATTGCAAGGGTATGGAATCAGATTTGTGTACTTATAATATTCTTATAGacaatttatgtaaaaataatagGAGCGCCAAAGGGTATTTACTGTCGAAAAAGATGCAGAAGCGGATGATAATTCCAAATGAAGTGACATATAATATTCTTATAAATGGGTTTGTCAAAGAGGATAAAATTGCAGTTGCCAGAAAGATCTTTAACCAAATGCGTAAGGTTAACATTTTACCAAATTGCATCACTTACAATGCTTTGATCCATGGACATTGTCGTTCAGGCAATTTTGTTGAAGCGTTGGAACTTTTGGAAGAAATGTGTGAAATGGGATTGAAACCTAGTGAGGTTACTTACGGAGCGATTATAAATGGATTCTGCAAGCATGCTAAGTTTAATTTGGCAAAAGATCTTTTTGATTGGATAAAGCTGGAAGGAATGGGTGTTAATTGTATGATGTACACCATGCTAATAGATGGAGCATGCAGAAATGGGGCGCTGACAGAAACTGTACATTTACTTGGTAAAATGTTCAATAATGGGTTAAATCCTGACATTGTTACATATTCAGCACTTGTAAGTGGATTTTGTAGGGCAGGAAAAGTAAATATCGTGAAGGAAATAATCTGTAAACTGTACAAATCAGGAAACAGACCTAACGACATTGTATATTCAACTTTAATTTACAACTTTTGCAAACATGGTGAGATAATTGAAGCAATCAAAGTGTACACGGCCATGCATCAGAGTGGTCATTGTGCTGATCTTTTCATCTGTAACTTACTGATATCCTCTCTTTGCAGAAGGGGATATGTACAACAGGCTGAGGTTTTTAGGCATCACATCCATAAAATTGGTCTAATTCCCTGTCCCATCACTTATGATGTAATTATTGGTGGCTATGCAAACATAGGAGAAGGATTAAAAGCATTTGAATTGTTCGATGAAATGGCTTGTTTAGGTCATCAGCCTAGCTTCTACACATATGGAAATCTATTGAAAGGATTGTGTAGAGGAGGAAATGTTAAAGAGGCAGTACAATTCTTCTGTAAACTTCGAAACATTCCTTATGCTGTGGACATTGTTGTCTACAACACATTGCTGGCTGAGATATGTAGTATTGGTAAATTCAAATTAGCTCTAACCCTTTTATCTGAGATGATTGAAAATAATGTGCTTCCTGACAGTTACACCTATGGCTGTCTTATTTCTGGTTTATGTAGAGCTGGAAGAGTTGTTACTGCAATTCTTCTGTTGGAAAGGGGAGTAAAAGGAGTAAATGTCTCTCCGAACCAGTTTATTTATTCATGTATCATCAATGGTCTTGTTAAAATTGGACATCCGCAAGTGGGTATTGGATTCTTTAAAGATATGGTGGCACGGGGTCTCAGTCCTGATATAATTACGTTCAATGCAGTTTTAGATGCGCACTCGAAAGTGGGACTGGTGGTTAAGTCACACAATGTCTTATCAATGATTGATGGTAGAGGTTTGTGCCCTAATTTGGCAACATTCAATATCCTCCTACATGGGCAATCAAAGGGCCATAATATTTCTGAGTGCTTTGCATTATACAAAAGCATATTAAGACATGGTTTTCTTCCTGATAAGTTCACATGCCACTCTTTAATTCTCATGCTATGTGAATCTGGTATGCTGGATGTTGgggccaaatttttgaaaatgatgatCACTCAGGGGATTCCAGCAGATCAATTAACGTTAAACTTGTTGATTACTGCATATAGTGAGAGAGTTGAAGTAGCGAAGGCCTTTGACTTGTTAAATGTCATGAACTCTGTTGGGGTTTCACCAAATGCAGATATTTTCTCCTCTATTTTGAGTGGGCTTAAGAGAGTATCTCGTTTCCAAGAGTGTCATACACTTCTTTATGAGATGCTGAATAATGGTTTTATTCCTTCTTCTAGACAATGCTGCAGTTTGATTAAAAGTATGTGTAAATCTGGAGATATAAAAGGAGCATTGAAACTGAAAGATGAGCTGGAAGAACTTGGTCTCATTTCTTGCCGTTTGTCACAGAGTGCCATTGTTCGAGGGCTTGTGCTGCGTGGAAAGACAGAGGAGGgagttttttttcttaattgtaTGCTGAAGGGCCTACTCGTTCCTACAGTTTCAACTTTCACGACCTTACTTCATCAGTTATGCAAAGGTTGTAAACTTTCTGAGGCACTGAATGTGAAGTACTTAATGGAACTTCATGGAGCAAATCCCGATGTTGTTGCTTACAATGTTCTCATAACAGGCCTCTGTAAAATACATGATACTTCTCATGCCTTTAAATTGTATGAGGAGATGAGACAAAGAGGCATCTGCCCCAATATCACAACATTTTCTGTTCTCGTCCCTGCCATTTATTCTGAAAATAATACTGCGATGGGTGAAAGCATATTGACAGATTTGGAGGAAAGAGGATTAGTCAGTCAGGAGTCAACTACCCAAGGATGGCAAGGAAAATTGATTGACGTCATGAAAACAATACACCTCATAAGACGCAGACCAAAGAAAGTGTCGTGCCATTAA